From Flavobacterium sp. 102, a single genomic window includes:
- a CDS encoding nucleoside deaminase → MCATKHNEFMQEAINLSIENVKSGKGGPFGAVIVKDGQIIARGANGVTSTNDPTAHAEVVAIRNACAVLGTFQLDGCEIYTSCEPCPMCLGAIYWARPDKMYFANTKKDAADIQFDDQFIYEELELPYQNRKLQTEQMMREEALEAFQLWSKSVAKVEY, encoded by the coding sequence ATGTGCGCTACAAAACATAATGAATTCATGCAGGAAGCCATCAACCTGTCAATCGAAAATGTAAAATCAGGTAAAGGCGGTCCTTTTGGTGCCGTAATTGTAAAAGATGGTCAAATAATCGCTCGCGGTGCGAATGGCGTAACTTCTACCAATGATCCTACAGCCCATGCTGAGGTTGTGGCCATCAGAAATGCTTGCGCTGTATTAGGAACTTTTCAACTTGATGGGTGCGAAATTTACACGAGTTGCGAACCTTGTCCAATGTGTTTGGGTGCGATTTATTGGGCGAGACCTGATAAAATGTATTTCGCCAATACCAAAAAAGATGCTGCAGATATCCAATTCGATGATCAATTTATCTACGAAGAATTAGAATTACCTTACCAAAATCGAAAACTGCAAACCGAGCAAATGATGCGTGAAGAAGCTTTAGAAGCTTTCCAATTATGGTCAAAAAGCGTTGCTAAAGTAGAATATTAA
- a CDS encoding FAD binding domain-containing protein, which produces MIQFLLNQRLITTDKPASTTLLDFIRYDENLRGTKIGCREGDCGACTILIGSLKNGKMEYISATSCLTPLPNAHGKHIVTVEGTNLIDKLNQAQQAMVDCSGTQCGFCTPGFINSMSGYALTCSQVTLENAISAIDGNICRCTGYKSIERAAAKFTEKLENKDQQNPLHWLVANEFIPEYFLEVPKRIEAIQNKVYSSNGQVAIGGGTDLYVQKHDELHDIDLDYLFDKKELNGITFSGNICTLKSSATVTDLMDNEALLNAIPNWYNYLKLLSSTPIRNIATISGNIANGSPIGDFTIILLAMKAKLTLTNKEKVSRQVALKDFYLGYKTLDKKADEIITEITFEVPKNGTKFNFEKVCKRQYLDIASVNTAITITVNGNVINDAQISIGGVGPIPKYLAKTNAFLVGKELNIATLKEVETILQTELSPISDARGTETYKRLLARQLFFAHFLTLFPETFKMDDLV; this is translated from the coding sequence ATGATTCAATTTCTCCTAAATCAACGATTAATTACTACCGACAAACCAGCGAGTACAACCTTGTTGGATTTTATTCGTTATGATGAAAATCTGCGCGGTACAAAAATCGGTTGTCGCGAAGGCGATTGCGGTGCTTGTACAATTTTAATCGGCTCGCTAAAAAACGGCAAAATGGAATACATCAGTGCCACTTCTTGCTTAACGCCATTGCCAAACGCTCACGGAAAACACATCGTCACCGTGGAAGGAACTAATCTTATAGACAAACTCAATCAAGCGCAACAAGCCATGGTTGATTGTTCCGGAACGCAATGTGGTTTCTGTACACCGGGATTTATCAACTCGATGAGCGGTTATGCACTGACTTGTTCTCAAGTAACTTTGGAAAATGCCATCAGCGCGATTGACGGAAACATTTGTCGATGCACGGGTTACAAATCGATTGAAAGAGCCGCCGCAAAGTTTACAGAGAAATTAGAAAATAAAGACCAACAAAATCCTTTACATTGGTTGGTAGCCAATGAATTTATTCCGGAATACTTTTTAGAAGTCCCAAAAAGAATAGAAGCAATTCAAAACAAAGTATACAGTTCAAATGGACAAGTCGCAATTGGTGGCGGAACTGATTTATATGTTCAAAAACATGACGAATTACACGACATCGATTTGGATTACTTATTCGATAAAAAAGAATTAAACGGCATTACTTTTAGTGGCAATATTTGTACCCTAAAATCTTCAGCAACGGTTACCGATTTAATGGATAATGAAGCGTTGTTGAATGCAATTCCAAATTGGTACAATTACTTAAAATTATTATCATCTACTCCAATTCGAAACATTGCCACCATCTCCGGAAACATCGCTAACGGTTCGCCGATAGGAGATTTTACGATTATCCTTTTGGCTATGAAAGCAAAACTAACATTGACCAATAAAGAAAAGGTAAGCCGTCAAGTAGCGTTAAAAGATTTTTATTTAGGCTACAAAACCTTAGATAAAAAGGCAGACGAAATCATTACGGAAATCACTTTTGAAGTTCCAAAAAATGGAACAAAATTCAATTTTGAAAAAGTATGCAAACGTCAGTATTTAGATATAGCGAGTGTAAATACTGCAATCACAATTACTGTAAATGGAAATGTAATTAATGATGCTCAGATTTCAATTGGCGGCGTTGGACCAATTCCGAAGTATTTAGCTAAAACCAATGCCTTTTTGGTCGGAAAAGAGTTGAATATCGCTACGTTAAAAGAAGTCGAAACCATTTTACAAACCGAATTGTCACCCATCAGCGATGCACGTGGCACTGAAACTTACAAAAGATTATTGGCGCGCCAATTGTTCTTCGCGCATTTCCTCACATTATTTCCGGAAACCTTTAAAATGGACGACTTAGTATGA
- a CDS encoding xanthine dehydrogenase molybdopterin binding subunit: MINIDAHNHVKGKSIYLDDIQEIQGTLYALPFDSTVAHAKINSVDLQQALNRKGIVTILTAKDVPGLNQIGGIIPDEPLFAEDEVHFRGQVIALIVGKSEHDCRMAAKLIKVDYEELPIIVDPREAQAKGKLIMPPRSFKLGNTAEAWSQCEHIIEGRSDVNGQEHLYIETQGAYARPKEDGSIIISSSTQGPTAVQRMVAQVLGIPMHKIEIDTVRLGGGFGGKEDQATPWAVMVALAAQHLHKPVKMAMHRMDDMRMTGKRHPYSADFKIGLTKDLKILAYEVTHYQNAGAAADLSPAVMERTLFHSTNAYFVPNVMAKAYSCKTNLPPNTAFRGFGGPQGKFVIEAAIVKAAETLDINPAEIQRANLVKDGDELSYGQILQQVEATNAWETCMKNYDYESQKKRVEEFNNNNTRFKKGLAIQPICFGISFTNTMMNHARALVHIYHDGSVVVSTGAVEMGQGVNTKMLQIVVETFGIQPSKVRIESTNTLRVANTSPTAASAGADLNGKALQMACNALLERLKAVAQKEYTDQIIELKDEMVYANETKTEITWNALVTRAFTQRVALSENSHYATPTIHYDKTKEKGHPFAYHVYGTAIHEVTVDCLKGTYDFDSVNIVHDFGQSMNPTIDNGQIEGGLVQGIGWMTLEEIIYNDQGRLVSNALSTYKVPDIYSVPKVINIQHLETEGHELAIKKSKAVGEPPLMYGIGAYFAIRNAVKAFNPEADLAINAPYTPEKVLMDLYQKA; encoded by the coding sequence ATGATCAATATAGACGCACACAACCACGTAAAAGGAAAGTCAATCTACTTAGATGACATTCAGGAAATACAAGGAACGCTATATGCTTTGCCGTTTGATTCGACTGTAGCTCATGCTAAAATCAATAGTGTTGATTTGCAACAAGCACTGAATCGCAAAGGAATTGTCACGATTTTAACTGCCAAAGATGTTCCTGGTTTAAACCAAATCGGAGGCATTATTCCTGACGAACCCTTATTTGCAGAAGATGAAGTTCATTTCCGCGGACAAGTTATCGCTTTGATTGTAGGTAAATCGGAACACGATTGCCGAATGGCGGCCAAATTAATCAAAGTCGATTACGAAGAGTTACCCATAATTGTTGATCCAAGAGAAGCACAAGCCAAAGGTAAATTAATCATGCCACCGAGAAGTTTCAAACTCGGTAATACTGCCGAAGCTTGGTCACAATGCGAACACATTATCGAAGGCCGAAGCGATGTTAACGGACAAGAACATTTATACATTGAAACACAAGGTGCTTACGCTCGTCCAAAAGAAGATGGCAGCATCATTATATCATCCTCAACGCAAGGACCAACAGCAGTGCAAAGAATGGTTGCGCAAGTTTTAGGTATTCCAATGCACAAAATTGAAATCGACACCGTTCGTTTAGGCGGCGGTTTTGGTGGAAAAGAAGACCAAGCAACACCGTGGGCTGTAATGGTTGCTCTGGCGGCGCAACATTTACACAAACCAGTGAAAATGGCAATGCACCGCATGGACGATATGCGCATGACAGGAAAACGTCATCCTTATTCGGCCGATTTTAAAATTGGGCTAACTAAAGATTTAAAAATATTAGCCTACGAAGTAACACATTATCAGAATGCCGGCGCCGCTGCAGATTTATCGCCAGCGGTTATGGAAAGAACTTTGTTCCATTCCACCAATGCGTATTTTGTTCCGAATGTGATGGCAAAGGCTTACAGTTGTAAAACCAATTTACCACCAAATACCGCATTTCGTGGCTTTGGCGGACCACAAGGAAAATTCGTCATTGAAGCTGCGATTGTCAAAGCCGCTGAAACTTTAGACATCAATCCGGCTGAAATTCAAAGAGCGAATTTGGTCAAAGACGGTGATGAGTTATCTTATGGTCAGATTTTGCAACAAGTCGAAGCGACCAATGCTTGGGAAACCTGCATGAAAAACTATGATTATGAAAGCCAAAAGAAAAGGGTAGAAGAATTCAATAACAATAATACCAGATTCAAAAAAGGCTTAGCAATCCAACCGATTTGTTTCGGAATTTCGTTTACCAATACGATGATGAACCACGCTCGGGCTTTGGTACACATTTACCACGATGGAAGCGTTGTCGTAAGTACCGGTGCAGTAGAAATGGGTCAAGGAGTGAATACCAAAATGCTGCAAATTGTAGTAGAAACTTTTGGCATTCAACCGTCCAAAGTTCGCATTGAATCTACCAATACTTTGCGTGTTGCCAATACTTCTCCAACAGCGGCCAGCGCTGGAGCAGACCTAAACGGGAAAGCTTTGCAAATGGCTTGTAACGCTTTGTTGGAACGCTTAAAAGCAGTTGCTCAAAAAGAGTATACAGACCAAATTATCGAACTGAAAGACGAAATGGTCTATGCCAATGAAACTAAAACGGAAATCACTTGGAATGCTTTAGTTACGAGAGCATTTACGCAGCGTGTCGCTTTGAGTGAGAATTCACATTACGCAACCCCAACAATTCATTACGATAAAACCAAAGAAAAAGGCCATCCGTTTGCCTATCACGTTTACGGAACTGCCATTCATGAAGTGACCGTCGATTGTTTGAAAGGAACTTATGATTTTGATAGTGTGAATATCGTTCACGATTTCGGGCAAAGTATGAATCCAACGATTGACAATGGTCAAATTGAAGGCGGTTTGGTGCAAGGAATCGGCTGGATGACATTGGAAGAAATCATTTATAACGACCAAGGACGATTGGTTTCAAACGCGCTATCGACTTATAAAGTTCCCGATATTTATTCGGTGCCCAAAGTGATTAACATACAACATTTGGAAACCGAAGGTCATGAATTGGCAATAAAGAAATCTAAAGCCGTTGGCGAACCGCCATTGATGTACGGAATCGGAGCGTATTTTGCGATTCGAAATGCAGTGAAAGCATTCAATCCTGAAGCTGATTTGGCTATTAATGCACCGTATACGCCTGAAAAGGTATTGATGGATTTATATCAAAAAGCATAA
- a CDS encoding XdhC family protein, with the protein MVVDFYKKLLTVLKDESRLVLMIVIANEGSSPGRKGFKMLVTKNQMYGTIGGGIMEHKMVELAESLLDKPKFEPFVKHQVHDKSAPKDQSGMICSGQQTIAFYDINTDFIPTVAQIILEDNCWISYSNLDISVNEETIETPEWLFKEKNVLTQKVYIIGGGHVGLALSEVLSKLDFELHLLDHRENLNTMQANDFVQSKQVIDFETIENHIPEGDDIYVVIMSFGYRTDDVIIRRLFDKNFKYIGMLGSVTKIETLFKNLEVDGFAKEKIAKVHAPIGLNIKSETTQEIAISIAAQLIQIRNQNR; encoded by the coding sequence ATGGTGGTCGATTTCTATAAAAAGCTTTTAACGGTACTAAAAGACGAATCCAGATTGGTCTTAATGATTGTTATTGCCAATGAAGGTAGTAGTCCGGGACGAAAAGGTTTTAAAATGTTGGTGACCAAAAACCAAATGTACGGCACTATTGGTGGCGGCATCATGGAACACAAAATGGTGGAATTGGCTGAAAGTCTTTTGGATAAACCAAAGTTCGAACCTTTTGTCAAACACCAAGTCCACGATAAATCCGCACCCAAAGACCAATCCGGCATGATTTGTTCAGGCCAACAAACGATTGCTTTTTATGATATTAACACGGATTTTATACCAACGGTAGCCCAAATCATTTTAGAAGACAACTGTTGGATTTCTTATTCCAATTTAGATATTTCGGTCAATGAAGAAACGATTGAAACTCCCGAATGGCTTTTCAAAGAAAAAAATGTATTAACTCAAAAAGTCTATATCATTGGCGGTGGACATGTTGGTTTGGCGCTAAGTGAAGTTTTATCCAAACTTGATTTCGAATTGCATTTGCTCGATCATCGCGAGAATTTGAATACAATGCAAGCCAATGACTTTGTACAATCCAAACAAGTAATCGATTTTGAAACGATAGAAAATCATATTCCAGAAGGCGATGATATTTATGTTGTAATCATGTCTTTTGGCTATCGAACCGATGATGTTATAATCAGACGTTTATTTGACAAAAACTTCAAATACATAGGAATGCTAGGAAGCGTTACCAAAATTGAAACCTTGTTCAAAAACCTTGAAGTCGATGGTTTTGCTAAAGAAAAAATCGCCAAAGTTCACGCACCAATTGGCTTGAATATCAAAAGCGAAACCACTCAAGAAATCGCCATCAGCATTGCGGCCCAACTAATCCAAATCAGAAACCAAAACCGATGA
- a CDS encoding molybdopterin molybdotransferase MoeA: protein MISIAQAFSILENLNYSLRVVEVSLLESRNHILAETLCSPINMPPFRQATMDGFALSLQDNLEYEIVGEVKAGDIFNQVLKPGQAIKIFTGASVPHSAQAVIQIEKVSVENLTLKLQENIKPETNVRPKGAQISENDIALKKGTFLNTAAVGFLAGLGFSTVKVFQKPNIAIVVTGNELVEMGNPLPEGKVYNSNTIMLQTALLNANFERIKTYQVGDDFESTKTILEQAIAENDVVLVSGGISVGDYDFVGKALESLEVETLFYKVNQKPGKPLFAGKKENKIIFALPGNPAASLTCFYIYVLPTLQKYSGISASFGSTLEKNITHDCVVDNPRAQFLKALVSNEEVAILSHQDSAMLNSFANANALVFLPEGKYEVRQSDKVLVYTI from the coding sequence ATGATATCGATAGCCCAAGCCTTTTCCATTCTAGAAAATCTCAATTATTCACTCCGAGTAGTTGAAGTTTCGTTATTGGAATCTCGGAATCACATTTTGGCGGAAACCTTGTGTTCTCCAATCAATATGCCGCCATTTCGGCAAGCGACGATGGATGGTTTTGCGTTGTCATTACAGGATAATCTAGAATATGAAATTGTAGGTGAAGTCAAAGCCGGCGATATTTTCAACCAAGTATTGAAACCCGGACAAGCCATAAAAATTTTCACCGGTGCTTCAGTTCCTCATTCGGCGCAAGCCGTCATTCAAATCGAGAAAGTAAGCGTTGAGAATTTGACTCTGAAACTTCAAGAAAATATAAAGCCCGAAACCAATGTTCGCCCAAAAGGCGCACAGATTTCAGAGAATGATATCGCTTTAAAAAAAGGCACTTTCCTCAATACAGCTGCTGTAGGTTTCTTAGCCGGATTGGGTTTTTCTACAGTCAAAGTGTTCCAAAAACCAAATATTGCAATCGTAGTTACCGGAAACGAATTGGTAGAAATGGGAAACCCTTTACCCGAAGGAAAAGTCTATAACAGCAACACAATTATGCTCCAAACGGCTTTGCTGAATGCAAATTTTGAACGCATTAAAACCTATCAAGTTGGAGACGATTTTGAAAGTACCAAAACCATTTTGGAACAAGCCATTGCTGAAAACGATGTTGTCTTAGTTTCCGGCGGTATTTCTGTTGGTGATTATGATTTTGTGGGCAAAGCTTTAGAAAGTTTGGAAGTGGAAACCTTATTTTACAAAGTCAATCAAAAACCCGGAAAGCCATTATTCGCAGGAAAAAAAGAAAACAAAATAATCTTTGCTTTACCTGGGAATCCGGCAGCGAGCCTGACTTGTTTTTATATTTATGTGCTGCCAACATTACAAAAATATTCAGGGATTTCAGCTTCATTTGGTTCAACATTGGAGAAAAATATCACTCACGATTGTGTCGTCGATAATCCGAGAGCGCAGTTTCTAAAAGCTTTGGTCTCTAATGAAGAGGTTGCAATATTGTCTCACCAAGATTCAGCGATGTTAAATTCTTTTGCAAACGCGAATGCTTTGGTTTTTTTACCCGAAGGGAAATACGAAGTTCGTCAAAGTGATAAGGTTCTTGTCTACACTATTTAG
- a CDS encoding sulfite exporter TauE/SafE family protein, translating into MFVSDLIQSPLLLVLLAVVAFLYASVGHGGASGYLALMSLFAFPVTFMKPTALVLNILVSAISFYFFYREKKFEWKLFYPFAITSIPFSFLGGMVTIETHWYKIILATVLVFAVARLLGLYGKEKLVRKPMNIPLALFIGATIGFLSGLIGIGGGIILSPVLLLLGWANFKQTAAVSALFILVNSISGLFGFVAQGGILPISSTPIIVVVLVGGILGAYYGSKKFNTHTLRTVLAFVLGIAILKLYTT; encoded by the coding sequence ATGTTTGTCAGCGATCTAATTCAATCTCCGTTATTGCTTGTGCTTTTAGCAGTCGTTGCGTTTTTATATGCAAGCGTTGGACATGGCGGCGCAAGCGGATATTTGGCTTTGATGAGTTTGTTTGCCTTTCCGGTGACTTTTATGAAACCGACGGCTTTGGTCCTGAATATATTGGTCTCCGCGATTTCGTTTTACTTTTTTTACCGCGAAAAGAAGTTTGAATGGAAATTGTTTTATCCGTTTGCAATCACCTCAATTCCGTTTTCTTTTTTAGGCGGAATGGTTACTATTGAAACCCATTGGTATAAAATCATTTTAGCCACAGTTTTAGTCTTCGCGGTAGCCAGATTGTTAGGATTGTATGGTAAAGAAAAACTAGTGCGAAAACCAATGAATATACCTTTGGCTTTATTTATTGGAGCTACAATCGGATTTTTATCAGGATTGATTGGCATTGGCGGTGGTATTATTTTGAGTCCGGTTTTGTTGCTTTTAGGTTGGGCCAATTTCAAACAAACGGCTGCCGTTTCTGCGTTGTTTATTTTGGTCAATTCCATTTCGGGACTTTTCGGCTTTGTAGCTCAAGGCGGAATATTACCAATTTCTTCAACGCCGATAATAGTTGTGGTTTTGGTTGGCGGAATTCTTGGGGCATATTATGGAAGTAAAAAATTCAATACACATACTTTGAGAACTGTCTTGGCTTTTGTGTTGGGCATCGCGATTTTAAAATTATATACAACCTAA
- a CDS encoding MoaD/ThiS family protein: MKIKCPVKYYGIISDIVDMDADIAEFNGDIPTLNDLRVTLEDAFPDMKEVNYLFAVNQTLVSDMALVLKNNDEIALLPAFSGG; this comes from the coding sequence ATGAAAATAAAATGTCCGGTAAAATATTATGGAATTATCAGTGATATTGTTGATATGGATGCAGATATTGCTGAGTTTAACGGCGATATTCCAACCTTGAACGATTTAAGAGTAACGCTTGAAGATGCCTTTCCCGATATGAAAGAAGTGAATTATTTGTTCGCTGTCAATCAAACACTGGTTTCGGATATGGCATTGGTGTTAAAAAACAATGATGAGATTGCCTTATTACCGGCATTTTCCGGAGGCTAA
- a CDS encoding HesA/MoeB/ThiF family protein produces the protein MQSKRYDKQIQLTEIGVSGQEKLSKAKVLVIGAGGLGCPVLQNLAAAGVGNIGIVDGDVIAETNLHRQFLYSMNDVGSKKVTVAKEVVFRQNPDVNIVVYPKYFTSQNAFEIVSDYQIIVDCTDDNATRYLINDIALVKNIPMVYASIHKFEGQLSVFNYQNGPTYRCLFSESEALKKSVNCNDSGVLGVLPNMLGVMQTNEVLKIILGIGVVLNGKLLLYNGLNNYFQTIDFSGNEIEKEKGIQNGLAVLNQILNIGLGVISANDFLIELTNESNVVIDIRESYEAPKLEIENIYHIPLAQLDDFLKGIERNKKIILFCQEGNRSKLTGDYLIKNGFANVHHLSNGIESLLKKNI, from the coding sequence ATGCAAAGTAAAAGATACGACAAACAGATCCAACTGACCGAAATCGGTGTTTCAGGTCAGGAAAAACTCTCCAAGGCTAAAGTTTTAGTCATTGGCGCCGGTGGTTTGGGTTGTCCGGTTTTGCAAAATTTAGCCGCTGCCGGTGTTGGAAATATCGGAATTGTAGATGGCGATGTAATCGCAGAAACCAATTTACATCGACAGTTTTTATATTCTATGAACGACGTTGGAAGCAAGAAAGTTACTGTTGCTAAAGAAGTCGTTTTTAGACAAAATCCTGATGTAAACATAGTAGTTTATCCCAAATATTTCACCAGTCAAAATGCTTTTGAAATTGTCTCCGATTACCAAATCATAGTCGATTGCACCGATGATAATGCAACTCGTTATTTGATAAACGACATCGCTTTGGTCAAAAACATTCCGATGGTTTATGCGTCGATTCACAAATTTGAAGGCCAACTTTCGGTGTTTAATTACCAAAACGGGCCAACTTATCGCTGTTTGTTTTCCGAAAGTGAAGCATTGAAAAAGAGTGTCAATTGCAATGACAGCGGCGTTTTAGGCGTTTTGCCGAATATGTTGGGTGTAATGCAAACCAATGAAGTGCTGAAAATAATTCTCGGTATTGGCGTAGTGTTAAACGGAAAATTGTTGTTGTACAATGGTTTGAATAATTATTTTCAAACTATCGATTTTTCAGGAAATGAAATCGAAAAAGAAAAAGGAATCCAAAACGGATTGGCGGTTTTAAATCAAATTTTAAATATTGGTCTAGGCGTTATTTCCGCTAATGATTTCTTAATCGAATTGACTAATGAAAGCAATGTGGTGATTGACATCAGAGAAAGTTATGAAGCACCAAAATTAGAAATCGAAAATATCTACCATATTCCATTGGCACAATTAGATGATTTTCTTAAGGGTATTGAACGAAATAAAAAAATAATCCTATTTTGCCAAGAAGGCAATAGAAGTAAACTGACCGGTGACTATTTAATCAAAAATGGCTTTGCCAATGTCCATCATCTTTCAAACGGCATTGAATCATTGCTCAAAAAGAATATATAA
- a CDS encoding molybdenum cofactor biosynthesis protein MoaE, translated as MNPEKDKKTCFINGSISAAFIGNSIAKHQSKTTIGAHNIFLGQVRADEIEGKEVVAIDYTAYEEMATTTFNEIREAAFAKYEVTCMHIYHSLGLVKAGEICLFIFVSAPRRKVVFEALEFLVEEIKAKVPVFGKEIFEDETYTWKKNT; from the coding sequence ATGAATCCTGAAAAAGATAAAAAAACTTGTTTCATCAATGGATCAATTTCCGCAGCGTTCATCGGAAATTCGATTGCGAAACATCAATCTAAAACCACGATTGGCGCACACAATATTTTCTTGGGACAAGTTCGTGCCGATGAGATCGAAGGAAAAGAAGTGGTAGCCATTGATTATACTGCCTACGAAGAAATGGCTACAACCACTTTTAATGAAATTAGAGAAGCGGCTTTCGCCAAATATGAGGTAACTTGTATGCACATTTACCACAGTTTAGGATTGGTCAAAGCAGGCGAAATTTGTTTGTTCATTTTCGTTTCAGCACCAAGGCGAAAAGTGGTTTTTGAAGCTTTAGAATTTTTAGTAGAAGAAATAAAAGCGAAAGTGCCGGTTTTTGGCAAAGAAATCTTCGAGGACGAAACTTATACTTGGAAAAAAAACACTTAA
- the moaCB gene encoding bifunctional molybdenum cofactor biosynthesis protein MoaC/MoaB produces the protein MVDITHKITTLRTATAQAIVKVGSAETIQAILDKKVPKGDVLEVARTAGLFAVKNTASVIPDCHPMPIEYTGIHFECFEDFIEIQVCVKTIYKTGVEVEAMHGASIVALTMYDMLKPIDKNVEISTVKLLHKKGGKSDFGANENHNLSVAVIVCSDSVSAGTKEDTSGKVITEKLEKLGLVVSQYDIIPDKVSEIQTNIESLCVQKTDLIILTGGTGLSHKDVTPEAVIPLLDRRIPGIEEAIRSYGQERTPLAMLSRSVVGFKGDTLIMALPGSVGGASESIDAVFPSVLHLFKLLNGFDHGK, from the coding sequence ATGGTCGACATCACTCACAAAATCACAACTCTCAGAACTGCAACAGCGCAAGCGATTGTAAAAGTGGGTTCTGCGGAAACCATACAAGCCATTTTGGACAAAAAAGTACCAAAAGGCGATGTGTTGGAAGTGGCCAGAACCGCCGGATTATTTGCTGTAAAAAACACTGCAAGTGTCATTCCCGATTGCCATCCGATGCCGATTGAATATACCGGAATTCACTTCGAATGTTTCGAAGATTTTATCGAAATTCAAGTCTGTGTCAAAACGATTTACAAAACCGGTGTTGAGGTCGAAGCCATGCACGGCGCATCAATCGTGGCGCTAACGATGTATGATATGTTGAAACCCATTGACAAAAATGTCGAAATTTCTACCGTGAAATTGCTTCACAAAAAAGGGGGCAAATCTGATTTTGGTGCTAATGAAAACCACAACCTTTCCGTTGCCGTAATCGTTTGTTCCGATAGTGTTTCGGCCGGAACCAAAGAAGATACATCCGGAAAAGTCATTACGGAAAAATTAGAAAAACTAGGATTAGTAGTTTCTCAATACGACATCATTCCGGATAAAGTTTCCGAAATCCAAACCAATATCGAAAGTCTTTGTGTCCAAAAAACAGATTTAATCATCCTAACCGGTGGTACAGGATTATCGCATAAAGACGTAACACCTGAAGCGGTAATTCCTTTATTGGACCGAAGAATTCCGGGCATTGAAGAAGCAATTCGCTCTTACGGGCAAGAAAGAACGCCATTGGCTATGTTATCGCGAAGTGTGGTCGGATTCAAAGGCGATACGCTGATTATGGCTTTGCCGGGTTCGGTTGGCGGTGCTTCGGAATCGATTGATGCGGTGTTTCCATCCGTTTTGCATTTGTTTAAATTATTGAACGGATTCGACCATGGAAAATAA
- the moaA gene encoding GTP 3',8-cyclase MoaA, with the protein MENNFDLQDSFGREHNYLRISITEHCNLRCSYCMPEEGISLTPKSHLMTAEEIIYIAKTFVSYGVTKIRLTGGEPLVRKDAAAIIQELGKLGVDLSITTNGILVPNFITTFKEANIKTINISIDSLVKEKFNKITRRNYFETVFDNIDLLIQEGFKVRLNVVLIKEFNDDEIHDFIKLTKDKNIKIRFIEFMPFSGNQWDKTKLVSYAEIMEIIQSEYAFSEIERLVDAPNDTAKNFKIKSYLGSFAVISSVTNPFCSTCNRIRLTADGKLKNCLFSNSETSLLETLRAGASILPLIQQNLLSKKAVRAGMDDDLKFQNPELFSQNRSMIAIGG; encoded by the coding sequence ATGGAAAATAATTTCGATTTGCAGGATTCCTTTGGACGCGAACACAACTATTTGCGCATTTCGATTACGGAACACTGTAATTTGAGATGCAGTTATTGCATGCCCGAAGAAGGCATTTCGCTGACGCCAAAATCCCATTTGATGACTGCCGAAGAAATTATTTATATCGCCAAAACTTTTGTCAGTTATGGTGTAACCAAAATCAGATTGACCGGTGGCGAACCTTTGGTACGAAAAGATGCAGCAGCGATTATTCAGGAATTAGGAAAACTCGGCGTTGATTTGAGTATCACTACGAATGGAATTTTAGTGCCCAATTTCATCACAACTTTTAAAGAAGCCAATATCAAAACCATCAACATCAGCATTGATAGTTTGGTCAAAGAAAAATTCAACAAAATCACCCGAAGAAATTACTTCGAGACGGTTTTTGACAATATAGATTTACTGATTCAGGAAGGCTTTAAAGTCAGGCTGAATGTAGTTTTGATCAAAGAATTCAATGATGATGAAATCCATGATTTTATTAAGTTGACTAAAGATAAAAATATCAAAATACGTTTTATCGAATTTATGCCTTTCAGCGGTAACCAATGGGATAAAACTAAATTGGTTTCTTATGCCGAAATCATGGAAATTATTCAATCCGAATATGCTTTTAGCGAAATAGAAAGACTTGTTGATGCGCCCAATGACACGGCTAAGAATTTCAAAATTAAATCTTATTTAGGCAGTTTTGCCGTAATTAGTTCGGTGACGAATCCGTTTTGCAGCACTTGTAACCGCATTCGTTTAACCGCTGATGGCAAATTGAAAAACTGTTTGTTCTCCAATTCTGAAACTTCTTTATTGGAAACGTTACGCGCCGGAGCATCCATTTTACCTTTGATTCAACAAAATTTATTATCCAAAAAAGCTGTCCGCGCCGGTATGGATGACGATCTCAAATTCCAAAATCCGGAGCTGTTTTCTCAGAACAGAAGTATGATTGCTATTGGTGGATAA